From a single Gimesia fumaroli genomic region:
- the ccoG gene encoding cytochrome c oxidase accessory protein CcoG has translation MNDQLLEPEEHVLSTLEKDGSRRWIYPRLFQGKYWTRRRAVGYLLIIVFIALPHIKINSSPAFFLNIAKREFTIFGFKFLPTDTLLLAFFMISLFLSIFLLTALFGRVWCGWACPQTIYLEFVYRPIERLFCGTAGHGGKPHKSVPVIRRLMMYGAYLIISMVLAHTFLAYFVSVSELQRWVQQSPFTHPTGFLVMTATVVLMMFNFSFFREQLCTIACPYGRFQSVLLDRRSLIVSYDKQRGEPRGKISKQKTEETHGDCIDCGQCVRACPTGIDIRDGLQMECLHCTQCMDACDEIMVKVERPTGLVRYSCQDEIEGKPTKKLRPRVVIYPLLLLLSVSAFTVTLMNKKSFDVTVMRNYGNPFIVTDDDFVENNLQIKLVNRTDLPEEYQFELPEKTDVKMEIMGNTSLKARETKTIPLLVSAPRSSFVTGLREVELTIRSQKDSEERTVTCQLLGP, from the coding sequence ATGAACGACCAACTTCTCGAACCCGAGGAACATGTTTTATCAACACTGGAGAAAGATGGCTCCCGTCGCTGGATCTACCCCCGTCTCTTCCAGGGTAAATACTGGACCAGACGCCGCGCTGTGGGTTACCTGCTGATCATTGTTTTTATTGCGTTACCTCATATAAAAATCAATTCCAGTCCTGCCTTCTTTTTGAATATCGCGAAACGGGAATTTACCATCTTCGGTTTCAAATTCCTGCCGACCGATACGCTCCTGCTGGCGTTCTTTATGATCTCGCTGTTTCTGTCGATCTTCCTGTTAACGGCACTATTCGGTCGCGTCTGGTGTGGCTGGGCATGCCCGCAGACGATTTACCTGGAATTTGTGTACCGCCCAATTGAACGATTATTCTGCGGAACTGCCGGCCATGGTGGCAAACCGCATAAGTCCGTTCCCGTGATCCGCCGGCTGATGATGTACGGCGCCTATCTGATCATTTCGATGGTGCTGGCACATACCTTCCTGGCCTACTTCGTGAGTGTGAGCGAACTCCAGCGCTGGGTTCAGCAATCGCCGTTCACTCATCCAACCGGCTTCCTGGTGATGACAGCCACTGTGGTTCTGATGATGTTTAATTTCTCATTTTTCCGAGAACAACTCTGCACGATTGCCTGCCCGTACGGCCGTTTTCAATCTGTGCTGCTCGATCGGCGATCCTTAATTGTCAGCTACGATAAACAACGCGGAGAACCACGAGGCAAAATCAGCAAACAAAAGACAGAAGAAACCCACGGCGACTGCATCGACTGTGGGCAATGTGTGCGTGCCTGTCCGACCGGCATTGATATTCGCGATGGCTTACAGATGGAGTGCCTTCACTGCACTCAGTGCATGGACGCCTGCGATGAAATCATGGTGAAAGTGGAACGTCCCACCGGACTGGTGCGTTACTCCTGCCAGGATGAAATTGAAGGTAAACCAACCAAAAAACTGCGGCCGCGCGTCGTCATCTACCCGTTGCTGCTGCTCTTATCCGTTTCTGCATTTACCGTCACTCTGATGAATAAAAAATCTTTTGATGTGACCGTCATGCGAAATTATGGAAACCCGTTTATTGTAACGGACGATGATTTCGTCGAAAATAATCTCCAGATCAAGCTGGTTAACAGAACGGATCTTCCCGAAGAATATCAATTCGAGCTACCCGAAAAAACCGACGTCAAAATGGAGATCATGGGAAACACCAGCCTGAAGGCACGCGAGACAAAAACGATTCCACTACTGGTTTCCGCCCCCCGCAGTTCGTTTGTCACAGGTTTACGTGAAGTGGAACTCACCATCCGTTCCCAGAAAGATTCCGAAGAGAGGACAGTCACATGTCAGTTGCTGGGACCATAA
- a CDS encoding DUF1501 domain-containing protein, translating to MMDTNSLVSRRHLLGSSACGFGSLALSGMLSQAKGNTPSITHQNPLAPQEPMFPPRAKRVIFIFMQGGPSHVDTFDYKPLLEKKNGEELEFKDSRSIAKTGKYGKEKVMQSLWKFRQYGECGHWVSDLFPEIGRQVDDLCFVHSMHTNGVAHGPSTLFLHTGTTNLIMPSVGSWITYGLGTENENIPGFITISPSSSNGGPRNFSNAFLPSHYQGTALGRAGQPADKARFNNIKNGQWSLNKQRQQLQLLQSLNQSQLQSHKEDDELAAVVNSFELAFRMQQHAPGLTDLSSESKSTFDLYGIGTPETDDFGRQCLLARRMAEAGTRYIQVNYADNGNNPRWDQHSKIQKHAFHAKATDKPVAGLIQDMKQRGLLEDTLIWWGGEFGRNPFLQNGDGRDHNPKGFTHFLCGAGVKSGFSYGATDEFGHEAVENKVHMHDMHATILHLLGIDHERLTYRHAGRDFRLTDVEGRIVTDLIA from the coding sequence ATGATGGATACAAACAGTCTCGTTTCACGACGTCATTTATTAGGCTCGTCCGCCTGTGGATTTGGCTCTCTGGCGTTATCAGGCATGCTGTCTCAAGCGAAGGGAAATACTCCCAGCATCACTCATCAGAATCCGTTGGCACCACAAGAGCCAATGTTTCCTCCCCGTGCGAAACGCGTGATCTTTATCTTCATGCAGGGGGGGCCGAGCCATGTGGATACGTTCGACTACAAGCCTCTACTGGAAAAGAAAAACGGCGAAGAGCTGGAGTTCAAGGACTCACGCTCGATTGCCAAAACGGGAAAGTATGGCAAAGAGAAGGTCATGCAGTCGCTCTGGAAATTCCGCCAGTACGGTGAATGCGGTCACTGGGTCTCCGACCTGTTCCCGGAAATTGGCCGTCAAGTCGATGACCTGTGTTTCGTTCACAGCATGCACACCAACGGGGTTGCGCATGGCCCCAGTACGTTGTTTCTGCATACGGGAACGACCAATTTGATTATGCCTTCGGTGGGCTCCTGGATTACCTATGGTCTGGGCACGGAAAACGAAAACATTCCCGGCTTCATTACGATTTCGCCTTCTTCCTCGAATGGCGGTCCTCGAAATTTCTCCAATGCATTCCTGCCTTCGCATTACCAGGGAACGGCGCTCGGCAGAGCAGGGCAACCCGCTGACAAAGCACGCTTTAATAATATCAAAAATGGACAATGGTCGTTGAATAAGCAGCGCCAGCAACTTCAGCTTCTGCAGTCACTCAACCAGAGTCAGTTGCAGTCGCATAAAGAAGACGATGAGCTGGCGGCAGTGGTGAATTCATTCGAACTGGCCTTCCGCATGCAGCAACATGCGCCGGGATTAACAGACCTTTCCAGTGAATCCAAATCCACATTTGATCTGTATGGAATTGGAACCCCCGAAACCGATGACTTCGGTCGGCAATGCCTCTTGGCACGGCGTATGGCAGAGGCGGGCACGCGTTACATTCAAGTCAACTATGCCGATAACGGCAATAACCCGCGCTGGGACCAGCACAGTAAAATTCAAAAACATGCATTTCACGCCAAAGCGACAGACAAACCTGTTGCTGGCTTGATTCAGGACATGAAACAGCGTGGCTTGCTGGAAGACACATTGATCTGGTGGGGGGGAGAATTCGGTCGAAATCCGTTTTTACAAAATGGCGATGGCCGTGACCACAATCCCAAAGGATTCACACATTTTCTGTGTGGTGCTGGTGTGAAATCGGGCTTCTCATATGGGGCTACCGATGAATTCGGGCATGAGGCCGTAGAAAACAAAGTGCACATGCATGATATGCACGCCACTATCCTGCACCTGTTGGGCATTGACCACGAACGCCTCACCTATCGCCATGCCGGCCGGGATTTCCGTCTGACAGATGTGGAAGGCCGTATCGTCACTGATCTTATTGCCTGA
- the ccoN gene encoding cytochrome-c oxidase, cbb3-type subunit I, with product MSAEPSIETVTNSGNLEKFIYDDQIARMFALATLVWGTVAFLVGIIIASELAAPSVNMGFDLITFGRLRPLHTNAAIFAFAGNAIFTAVYYSTQRLCRARMWSDKLSRLHFWGWQLIILAAALTLPFGITQSKEYAELEWPIDIAIAVVWVGFFGVNFFMTLARRRERHMYVTLWFYIATIVTVALLHVFNNLVIPIGLFKSYSVYAGVQDAFMQWWYGHNAVAFFLTTPFLGLMYYFLPKAANRPIYSYKLSILHFWSLVFIYIWAGPHHLHYTALPQWASTLGMLFSIMLWMPSWGGMINGLLTLRGVWQKVTSDPVLKFFVVGITFYGMSTFEGPVLSIKSVNALSHYTDWTIAHVHAGALGWNGFMTFGMIYWLLPRLFQTQLWSQKLANLHFWLGTVGILLYIFPIYVAGLTQGLMWRAITETGQLAYPNFVETVRVLIPLYWIRVAGGLVYLSGSLLLGYNFFQTWKTRPAVYEEEVHTAPPLERHYEDEPATKSDLTGVLEIAKSIDVFEKLNWHRRWERLPRLMTIWVIISVVVASLFEIIPTFLIRSNVPTIATVTPYTPLELAGRDIYVAEGCYNCHSQMIRPILSETKRYGEYSKPGEFIYDHPFQWGSRRIGPDLAREGGQRSNLWHLVHFRDPAKMTDGSIMPPYPWLETRKLNFKTIPDRVWAASYLGAPYTRALDDSIAMAKEQAKAIADDIEKQKGPTGLEDKQVIALIAYMQRLGTDIYKTPAAPKKSESTEPPPAANKTAQK from the coding sequence GTGTCGGCTGAACCATCTATCGAAACTGTCACAAACAGCGGGAATCTGGAGAAATTCATTTACGATGACCAAATTGCAAGGATGTTTGCTCTCGCGACACTCGTGTGGGGGACCGTCGCATTTCTGGTTGGAATTATCATCGCGAGTGAACTCGCTGCCCCTTCAGTCAATATGGGGTTCGATTTAATCACCTTTGGCCGTTTACGCCCTCTGCATACCAACGCTGCCATTTTCGCTTTTGCCGGGAATGCCATTTTCACTGCTGTCTACTATTCGACTCAGCGTCTCTGCCGTGCCCGTATGTGGAGCGATAAACTATCGCGACTTCACTTCTGGGGCTGGCAACTGATTATTTTGGCAGCCGCCCTGACGCTACCGTTTGGGATTACCCAAAGCAAAGAATACGCTGAACTGGAATGGCCCATCGACATCGCGATTGCCGTTGTCTGGGTCGGATTCTTCGGCGTGAACTTCTTTATGACACTTGCCAGACGCCGAGAACGGCACATGTATGTCACACTCTGGTTTTATATCGCCACCATTGTGACCGTGGCATTGCTGCACGTGTTCAACAATCTAGTGATTCCCATCGGACTGTTTAAAAGCTATTCGGTTTATGCCGGCGTGCAGGATGCCTTCATGCAATGGTGGTATGGCCATAACGCGGTGGCGTTTTTTCTCACGACCCCGTTTCTGGGGCTCATGTATTATTTTCTTCCCAAAGCAGCAAATCGCCCGATTTACTCTTATAAGCTTAGTATCCTCCATTTCTGGTCGCTGGTCTTTATTTACATCTGGGCTGGCCCACACCATCTGCATTACACCGCATTACCACAGTGGGCCTCCACTTTAGGCATGCTGTTCTCGATTATGCTCTGGATGCCTTCCTGGGGTGGAATGATCAACGGTTTACTAACTCTACGAGGGGTCTGGCAGAAAGTGACCTCCGATCCGGTTCTCAAGTTTTTCGTGGTCGGAATTACATTTTACGGAATGTCAACTTTTGAAGGCCCTGTGCTCTCTATCAAATCGGTGAATGCCTTATCCCATTACACCGACTGGACCATCGCACACGTCCATGCGGGTGCTCTGGGCTGGAACGGCTTCATGACATTCGGCATGATCTACTGGCTGCTTCCCCGTTTATTCCAGACACAGCTTTGGAGCCAGAAACTGGCGAATCTGCACTTCTGGTTGGGTACCGTCGGTATCCTGTTATACATTTTCCCGATTTACGTTGCCGGACTGACTCAAGGGTTGATGTGGCGAGCCATCACGGAAACCGGCCAGTTGGCGTATCCCAACTTTGTCGAAACCGTCCGCGTGTTGATTCCCTTGTACTGGATTCGCGTTGCAGGCGGGCTGGTTTATCTCTCCGGCTCTCTGTTACTGGGTTATAACTTCTTCCAAACCTGGAAAACACGTCCCGCTGTTTACGAGGAAGAAGTTCATACTGCGCCCCCATTGGAACGTCATTATGAGGATGAACCGGCTACCAAGTCTGATTTGACCGGCGTACTGGAAATTGCCAAATCAATCGATGTCTTTGAAAAGCTGAACTGGCACCGAAGATGGGAACGCTTACCGCGGCTGATGACGATCTGGGTGATCATCTCTGTCGTCGTCGCCTCGCTCTTTGAAATCATTCCTACTTTCCTGATCAGATCGAACGTGCCTACGATCGCGACGGTGACTCCTTATACACCGCTGGAACTGGCGGGCCGGGATATCTATGTGGCGGAAGGCTGTTATAACTGTCACTCACAAATGATTCGGCCTATTCTTTCCGAAACAAAACGGTATGGGGAATACTCCAAACCGGGTGAATTTATTTATGACCATCCGTTCCAGTGGGGATCACGCCGCATTGGTCCTGACCTGGCTCGCGAAGGGGGACAACGTTCCAATCTCTGGCACCTCGTCCACTTCCGGGACCCGGCAAAGATGACCGATGGGTCTATCATGCCGCCTTACCCCTGGCTGGAAACGCGGAAATTGAATTTCAAAACGATTCCCGACCGTGTCTGGGCTGCCTCTTATCTGGGGGCGCCCTACACGCGTGCCCTGGATGATTCGATTGCCATGGCGAAAGAGCAGGCGAAAGCCATCGCGGATGACATCGAAAAACAGAAAGGTCCCACAGGCCTGGAAGACAAGCAGGTGATTGCTCTGATCGCGTATATGCAACGCCTGGGAACCGATATTTATAAAACACCGGCTGCACCGAAGAAATCAGAGTCTACAGAACCGCCGCCGGCCGCGAATAAAACGGCACAAAAATAA
- a CDS encoding FixH family protein, which produces MSVAGTITTDAEQSAETLARWTWCGVIFSFLGLQILLSSVAVFLATSDPSNVIVEGYYEQAISWDQQRQTQAESDALGWKSVVSLEAAPDILQKPKLELSLLNQAGTPVGNSQVEGLLFHHARAGDVFKIHFTETRPGHYAALVPINKPGLWELLIAASGNEGTFQEKKQFLLKPSGELKNLQAQH; this is translated from the coding sequence ATGTCAGTTGCTGGGACCATAACAACCGACGCAGAGCAATCTGCCGAAACACTGGCCCGCTGGACCTGGTGCGGCGTAATCTTCTCATTTCTCGGATTGCAAATTCTGCTTTCGTCAGTCGCCGTATTTCTGGCGACCAGCGATCCTTCAAACGTCATTGTCGAAGGCTATTACGAGCAGGCGATCTCCTGGGACCAGCAACGGCAAACTCAGGCCGAAAGTGATGCACTGGGGTGGAAATCTGTTGTCTCTCTCGAAGCGGCTCCCGACATACTCCAGAAACCCAAACTGGAACTCTCTCTGCTGAATCAGGCCGGCACGCCCGTAGGAAACAGTCAGGTGGAAGGCCTGTTATTCCATCATGCCAGGGCAGGGGACGTCTTTAAAATTCATTTTACCGAAACCAGACCCGGACATTACGCAGCACTGGTTCCGATAAACAAGCCAGGCCTCTGGGAACTTTTGATCGCTGCGTCCGGCAATGAAGGCACCTTCCAGGAAAAGAAACAATTTCTGCTCAAACCGTCGGGAGAATTAAAAAACCTCCAGGCACAACACTGA
- a CDS encoding heavy metal translocating P-type ATPase: MIEQTHESETIPQQQQGTCIHCNLPVPASRQTDEQPWFCCAGCEVAYAILQDMDACLLEELNKTETAPSSDLSYEEMDHPRFRELYAREIEPGLFRIRFHLEGMHCASCVFVIEKLPDFLPGVISARVNLTNTSVDLIWDSNSVSLSEIARTLDRLGYRPHPPQHNDAERIYQRENRTYLIRLGIAGACAGNVMLIAFALYAGMFTGMAAEHLNLFRWTSAALALVSIVWPGHVFFKGAFSAIKTRSPHIDLPVALGITIGGVAGLVNSIRGTGEIYFDSLTVLIFLLLVGRYIQFRQQHRALSHLSLLKSITPRSARLISNDEVITVPIEVLKAGDQVEVRAGDVIPADGIVYSGDSTVDESILTGEARPRIIQSGARVTAGTINLTSPLRMDIESVGENTRIGRLMNLVELGVSSKLPLLELANRIAGIFVVTVIILAIVCLGIWWSSGIKIAVSNSISLLIVTCPCALGLATPLALAVAQGKAAKRAILINSGDVIERLSQPGILWLDKTGTLTYGKMQVHKWHGDRSLFPQIRALEQQVVHPIACALTTWIDEQIGIEEQDSHTLQDIDYSPGLGIRGAVDGTQLAIGSETYITEEGGHVPLEFQQKITEYRQRGLTAVLVIAEGETQLVLGIGDDLRPDAAVTIEELKTAGWSVGILSGDHPEIVTPIASRLNIDPKLVHAAVRPEEKLKIIQDSTSRGITVMVGDGVNDSAALAAASVGIAVHGGAEASLQAAAVYLNQPGLAPLKELIDGARMTNHVINRNLLMSLVYNVIAAGLAIGGFINPLIAAVLMPISSLTVLILSFMNRAFQEPHS, translated from the coding sequence TTGATTGAGCAAACGCACGAAAGTGAAACGATCCCCCAACAGCAGCAGGGCACTTGCATCCACTGCAATCTCCCGGTCCCCGCCAGTCGACAAACAGACGAACAACCCTGGTTTTGCTGCGCCGGGTGTGAAGTCGCCTACGCGATCCTGCAAGACATGGATGCCTGCCTGCTGGAAGAGCTCAATAAAACAGAAACAGCCCCCTCTTCGGACCTCTCCTATGAGGAAATGGATCATCCCCGTTTTCGAGAGCTCTATGCCCGTGAGATCGAACCAGGGCTGTTCCGAATCCGCTTTCATCTGGAAGGCATGCATTGTGCATCGTGCGTGTTTGTGATTGAGAAGCTTCCCGACTTCCTGCCAGGCGTCATCAGTGCGCGAGTAAATTTAACGAACACCAGCGTCGATTTAATCTGGGATTCTAACAGCGTCTCTTTGTCCGAGATCGCCAGAACCCTGGATCGGCTCGGTTATCGTCCACATCCGCCGCAACACAATGATGCGGAACGGATTTATCAGCGGGAAAACCGAACGTATCTGATTCGTCTGGGCATTGCGGGCGCCTGTGCCGGCAATGTGATGTTGATCGCGTTTGCCTTGTACGCGGGTATGTTTACCGGAATGGCGGCAGAACACTTGAACCTGTTTCGCTGGACCAGTGCGGCACTGGCGCTGGTCTCCATTGTCTGGCCCGGGCATGTCTTTTTCAAAGGCGCTTTCTCTGCGATCAAAACACGCAGTCCGCATATCGACCTTCCCGTAGCGCTGGGCATCACCATCGGCGGCGTTGCCGGGCTGGTCAATTCCATTCGTGGCACAGGGGAAATCTATTTTGATTCGTTAACGGTTCTAATTTTTTTACTGCTGGTCGGTCGATACATTCAATTCCGACAACAACATCGAGCCCTCAGCCATCTTTCACTGCTCAAAAGCATTACGCCGCGCAGTGCACGACTCATTTCAAATGACGAAGTGATCACAGTTCCGATTGAAGTACTAAAAGCAGGCGACCAGGTTGAAGTCAGAGCAGGGGATGTCATACCCGCGGACGGCATTGTGTATTCCGGGGATTCCACCGTTGATGAATCGATCCTTACGGGAGAAGCACGGCCGCGCATCATTCAATCTGGCGCGAGGGTGACTGCCGGGACCATCAATCTGACTTCCCCACTCAGAATGGATATCGAAAGCGTCGGCGAAAACACACGCATTGGCCGTTTGATGAACCTGGTGGAACTGGGAGTCAGCTCCAAGCTTCCTTTACTGGAACTGGCGAATCGCATCGCTGGCATTTTTGTAGTTACCGTGATTATTCTGGCGATCGTCTGTTTGGGAATCTGGTGGTCGAGCGGCATCAAGATCGCCGTTTCGAATTCGATATCCCTACTTATCGTCACTTGCCCTTGTGCCCTCGGCTTAGCCACTCCATTGGCGCTCGCCGTCGCTCAAGGAAAAGCCGCCAAACGGGCGATTTTAATTAATTCGGGCGATGTGATCGAGCGTCTTTCTCAACCAGGGATTCTCTGGCTCGATAAAACGGGAACGTTAACCTACGGAAAAATGCAAGTCCATAAATGGCACGGCGATCGTAGTCTCTTTCCACAGATTCGTGCTTTGGAACAACAAGTCGTTCATCCCATCGCCTGTGCGCTGACGACCTGGATCGACGAGCAAATCGGCATAGAGGAACAGGACAGCCACACGCTTCAGGACATTGACTATTCACCCGGCCTGGGAATTCGAGGAGCCGTCGATGGTACTCAGCTCGCAATCGGTAGTGAAACCTATATCACAGAAGAGGGCGGACACGTCCCGCTTGAATTTCAGCAGAAGATCACCGAGTATCGGCAGCGGGGATTAACAGCTGTGCTCGTTATCGCAGAGGGAGAAACCCAGCTTGTATTGGGGATCGGCGATGATTTACGGCCCGATGCAGCCGTCACGATTGAAGAACTGAAAACAGCGGGATGGTCTGTCGGCATCCTCTCTGGCGATCACCCTGAAATTGTCACCCCCATCGCCAGCCGCCTGAATATTGATCCCAAGCTGGTTCATGCCGCAGTACGTCCGGAAGAAAAACTGAAAATCATTCAGGATTCTACCAGCCGTGGAATCACTGTGATGGTCGGTGATGGGGTGAATGACAGCGCGGCGTTAGCGGCGGCTTCGGTCGGCATTGCCGTGCATGGCGGGGCGGAAGCCAGCCTGCAGGCGGCCGCCGTTTATCTGAATCAACCGGGGCTGGCACCACTGAAAGAACTGATAGATGGCGCGCGTATGACGAATCACGTAATTAATCGCAACTTGCTGATGTCTCTGGTATATAATGTGATTGCAGCAGGACTGGCGATCGGAGGATTTATTAACCCGCTCATCGCGGCTGTGCTGATGCCGATCAGTTCCCTGACTGTCCTGATCTTATCCTTTATGAACCGCGCTTTTCAGGAGCCCCATTCTTGA
- a CDS encoding cbb3-type cytochrome c oxidase N-terminal domain-containing protein — protein MSELEKDQLRTHVYDGIQEYDNPMPGWWVMLFWGCIFFAIPYWMYYESGVPGRSIYDNYNEAVADNLRLQFEEIGELKLDSATVYKYKDDPKWLKVGASVYEMHCVACHASKGEGKVGPNLTDDYWIHVKEIGDIAKVVEKGANGQAMPAWGNRLHPNEIVLVASYVAGLRGSLPPGTGKPPEPKAKKIPDWKAPAEASEKPESESSKADEAKPDDTKSEDNKKEKPPETKPAS, from the coding sequence ATGTCAGAGTTAGAGAAAGATCAGTTAAGAACCCACGTTTATGACGGGATTCAGGAATACGACAATCCGATGCCGGGCTGGTGGGTGATGCTTTTCTGGGGATGCATCTTTTTTGCGATTCCCTATTGGATGTATTATGAGTCGGGTGTTCCCGGGCGTTCGATCTATGATAATTATAATGAAGCAGTCGCCGACAACTTGCGACTGCAGTTTGAGGAGATCGGTGAACTCAAACTGGACTCTGCCACCGTCTATAAATATAAGGATGACCCAAAATGGCTTAAGGTCGGCGCCAGTGTTTATGAAATGCACTGTGTCGCCTGCCATGCTTCCAAAGGGGAAGGAAAAGTTGGCCCGAATTTGACGGACGACTACTGGATTCATGTGAAAGAGATCGGCGACATCGCCAAAGTCGTCGAAAAAGGAGCCAACGGCCAGGCGATGCCTGCCTGGGGAAATCGTTTGCACCCCAATGAAATTGTTCTGGTTGCGTCCTATGTCGCAGGACTCCGCGGATCATTGCCGCCGGGCACGGGAAAACCACCAGAACCGAAAGCAAAAAAAATCCCCGACTGGAAAGCACCAGCGGAAGCAAGCGAAAAACCCGAATCAGAGTCTTCCAAAGCAGATGAAGCCAAGCCAGACGACACGAAGTCAGAAGATAACAAAAAAGAGAAACCGCCAGAAACGAAACCCGCCTCATGA
- a CDS encoding sulfite exporter TauE/SafE family protein, whose product MTDFQSTIPLLATIFVASIAGSGHCVGMCGPLMLLAVNRNSATNKKSFGLEALYHGGRLLGYAILGLVAGSLGWMLESGGELAGLQKIAAYVSGVGMILFGSFSLWTIYRKGSIPHFGTAAVGKYLTKFIKKNQRLPQGIRPLGIGLITACLPCGWLYAFLLLAVAARTPLTGSLVMIAFWLGTIPALSLTGLASRLFPQKWNLLGNTLIAGLLIVSGIFTMSVRAHADMGELQQKAAGASKSEILKTINDQPLPCCQPKQTD is encoded by the coding sequence ATGACGGACTTCCAATCGACAATTCCCTTACTGGCCACGATCTTCGTCGCCAGCATTGCCGGAAGCGGTCACTGTGTTGGAATGTGCGGACCTTTGATGCTGCTGGCGGTGAATCGCAATTCTGCAACAAACAAAAAGTCCTTCGGGTTAGAGGCCCTCTACCACGGGGGACGATTACTGGGCTATGCCATATTAGGGCTTGTCGCCGGCAGCCTGGGCTGGATGCTGGAATCGGGCGGCGAACTGGCGGGTCTGCAGAAAATTGCCGCCTATGTCTCAGGAGTCGGCATGATTCTGTTCGGCAGTTTTTCCTTGTGGACCATTTATCGCAAAGGAAGTATTCCTCATTTCGGTACCGCTGCGGTCGGTAAATATCTGACAAAGTTCATCAAAAAGAACCAACGGCTCCCGCAAGGGATCAGACCTTTGGGAATCGGCTTGATTACCGCCTGTCTCCCCTGTGGCTGGCTTTATGCATTTTTACTGTTGGCCGTCGCCGCCCGGACTCCGCTTACGGGAAGCCTGGTGATGATTGCCTTCTGGCTGGGAACGATTCCGGCGTTATCATTGACCGGACTGGCCAGCCGCCTGTTCCCTCAAAAGTGGAACCTGCTGGGCAACACCTTGATTGCAGGTCTGCTCATCGTCAGCGGCATCTTTACCATGAGTGTTCGTGCTCACGCGGATATGGGAGAACTGCAACAAAAAGCCGCCGGGGCATCGAAGTCGGAAATTCTGAAAACCATTAATGACCAGCCGCTTCCCTGTTGCCAGCCAAAACAGACCGATTAA